A window of Exiguobacterium sp. FSL W8-0210 contains these coding sequences:
- the tkt gene encoding transketolase — MTTVEQLAINTIRTLSIDAVQKANSGHPGMPMGAAPMAFSLWADHMNHNPKNPEWFNRDRFVLSAGHGSMLLYSLLHLSGYDLSMDDLKSFRQWGSKTPGHPEYRHTAGVDATTGPLGQGIAMAVGMAMAERHLEAKYNRDDLNVVDHFTYGICGDGDLMEGVSAEAASLAGHLGLGKLVVLYDSNDISLDGDLDKSFSENVQKRFEAYNWQVIRVEDGTDIDSISKAIAAAQAETTKPTLIEVKTVIGFGSPNKSGKSASHGAPLGEAEIKLTKASYVWDHEEFYVPEEVKSLFDERIVQRGASAEDAWNETMKQYEAAHPELHAELVRAIANELPSNWEADLPTYDLSSKKATRQTSGEVLNGLAKNVPTLFGGSADLAGSNNTMLKGEADFDIDPSGRNIWFGVREFAMAAAVNGMALHGGVIPYGATFFVFSDYLRPAVRLAALMGLPSIFVLTHDSIAVGEDGPTHEPVEHLMSFRAMPNVTVYRPADGKETIAAWKTAVQAKDKPTLLVLTRQGLPELEGTTTEGAEKGGYVIAGDVTKADTLLLGTGSEVHLLVEAQKELGESAAVVSLPSWEVFEAQSAEYKESVLPKHITKRVAIEAGASLGWYKYVGTEGQVIGIDRFGASAPGDFLLKEYGMSVENVLATVKQLG, encoded by the coding sequence ATGACGACAGTAGAACAATTAGCAATTAATACGATTCGTACCTTATCGATTGATGCCGTACAAAAGGCGAATTCGGGTCACCCAGGTATGCCAATGGGAGCAGCGCCGATGGCATTCTCGCTTTGGGCGGATCATATGAACCACAACCCTAAAAATCCAGAATGGTTCAACCGCGACCGTTTTGTACTTTCAGCCGGACACGGTTCGATGCTTCTCTACTCACTCCTCCACCTATCGGGATATGATCTATCAATGGATGATCTTAAATCATTCCGTCAATGGGGATCAAAAACACCAGGTCACCCGGAATACCGTCACACGGCTGGTGTAGATGCGACAACAGGTCCACTTGGTCAAGGGATTGCAATGGCAGTTGGTATGGCGATGGCAGAACGTCATCTTGAAGCAAAATACAACCGTGACGATCTCAACGTCGTCGATCACTTCACATACGGAATTTGTGGAGATGGAGACTTAATGGAAGGTGTCTCAGCTGAGGCGGCTTCACTCGCAGGTCACCTTGGTCTCGGGAAATTGGTCGTATTGTACGATTCAAACGATATCTCACTTGACGGCGATCTCGATAAATCATTCTCTGAAAACGTCCAGAAGCGCTTCGAAGCGTACAACTGGCAAGTCATTCGCGTAGAAGACGGAACGGATATCGATTCGATTTCGAAAGCGATCGCGGCGGCACAAGCAGAGACGACAAAACCAACGTTGATCGAAGTCAAGACAGTCATCGGCTTCGGTTCACCGAACAAGTCAGGGAAATCGGCTTCTCACGGTGCACCACTCGGTGAAGCGGAAATCAAATTAACGAAAGCAAGCTACGTTTGGGATCACGAAGAGTTCTACGTGCCTGAAGAAGTTAAGTCATTGTTTGACGAGCGGATCGTCCAACGTGGTGCTTCTGCAGAAGACGCATGGAACGAGACGATGAAACAATACGAAGCAGCGCATCCAGAATTGCATGCTGAACTCGTTCGCGCAATCGCAAACGAATTGCCAAGCAACTGGGAAGCAGATCTTCCGACATACGACTTGTCATCGAAAAAAGCGACACGCCAAACGAGTGGTGAAGTCTTGAATGGTCTCGCGAAGAACGTTCCGACATTGTTTGGTGGTTCAGCTGACCTTGCAGGATCGAACAACACGATGCTCAAAGGCGAAGCAGACTTCGATATCGACCCAAGCGGTCGTAACATCTGGTTCGGAGTACGTGAATTCGCAATGGCTGCGGCTGTCAACGGTATGGCGCTTCACGGTGGCGTCATTCCTTACGGCGCGACATTCTTCGTCTTCTCGGATTACCTCCGTCCAGCAGTTCGTCTTGCAGCATTAATGGGGCTTCCATCTATCTTCGTCTTGACGCATGACTCAATCGCTGTTGGTGAAGATGGTCCAACACACGAGCCAGTCGAACACTTGATGAGTTTCCGTGCAATGCCTAACGTTACAGTTTACCGCCCAGCAGACGGAAAAGAGACGATTGCTGCATGGAAAACAGCGGTTCAAGCAAAAGACAAACCGACACTTCTCGTCTTGACACGTCAAGGTCTTCCAGAGCTTGAAGGCACGACGACAGAAGGCGCTGAAAAAGGCGGTTATGTCATCGCTGGTGACGTCACGAAAGCAGACACGCTCTTGCTCGGTACAGGTTCAGAAGTTCATCTTCTTGTCGAAGCACAAAAAGAACTTGGTGAATCAGCAGCTGTCGTTTCGCTTCCATCATGGGAAGTATTCGAAGCACAGTCAGCAGAGTACAAAGAATCAGTTCTTCCGAAACACATCACGAAACGTGTCGCGATCGAAGCAGGCGCTTCGCTCGGTTGGTACAAATATGTAGGAACAGAAGGACAAGTCATCGGAATCGATCGTTTCGGCGCATCTGCTCCTGGAGACTTCCTCTTGAAAGAATACGGCATGTCTGTTGAGAACGTTTTAGCGACAGTCAAGCAACTCGGATAA
- a CDS encoding DUF896 domain-containing protein produces MLSQEQLDRINALANKSKVEPLSEAETAEQKELRAAYLAAFRGSFKNQLMGMKIVDEEGTDVTPEKLKQAQEEERNKQ; encoded by the coding sequence ATGTTATCACAAGAACAATTAGATCGAATCAATGCATTAGCGAATAAATCAAAAGTCGAGCCGTTATCAGAAGCGGAAACGGCAGAGCAAAAAGAATTACGTGCAGCGTATCTCGCAGCATTCCGTGGATCGTTCAAAAACCAACTCATGGGCATGAAAATCGTCGATGAAGAAGGAACGGACGTAACACCAGAGAAATTGAAACAAGCACAAGAAGAAGAACGGAATAAACAATAA
- a CDS encoding YneF family protein, with protein MATWIWILIALLCLVAGVALGFYIARRYMMNYLEQNPPINEDMIKTLMMQMGQKPSQKKVNQVMRSMSGSMKSPKK; from the coding sequence TTGGCTACATGGATTTGGATTTTAATTGCCCTTCTTTGCTTGGTAGCAGGTGTCGCCCTTGGTTTCTATATCGCTCGTCGATACATGATGAACTACTTGGAGCAAAACCCACCAATCAACGAAGATATGATTAAGACATTGATGATGCAAATGGGTCAAAAGCCATCACAAAAGAAAGTCAACCAAGTGATGCGTTCAATGAGTGGTTCAATGAAATCACCTAAAAAATAA
- a CDS encoding YneB family resolvase-like protein, with protein MKVVIYCRVSTEKEAQDSSIERQRMELSKVASQKGFDVVDIVSEKESGYDVDREGMLTVLDHVTRDAVDAVLVTDDTRIGRGNAKIAILHTFKKHGVRLMTLDSDGEYQLADAEAMVLEIVSLVEEYQRKLHNAKIARGMRRAVEQGFRPERNLNRQGENAGRSRKDVPIEEIVRLRELGLTFSDIAITLRGMGHDISKATVNRRYLEYRELTPSPE; from the coding sequence ATGAAGGTCGTGATTTATTGTCGAGTATCGACCGAAAAAGAAGCACAAGATAGTTCGATTGAACGCCAACGGATGGAGCTTTCGAAGGTTGCTTCTCAAAAGGGATTTGATGTCGTGGACATCGTCTCTGAAAAAGAGAGTGGATATGATGTCGATCGGGAAGGGATGCTGACGGTTCTTGATCATGTGACACGTGACGCGGTAGATGCGGTCCTCGTGACGGATGATACACGGATTGGTCGTGGGAATGCAAAAATCGCTATTTTGCATACATTCAAAAAACATGGGGTCCGCTTGATGACGCTTGATTCAGATGGAGAATATCAACTTGCGGATGCAGAAGCGATGGTCCTTGAGATCGTCTCACTCGTGGAAGAATACCAACGGAAACTGCATAATGCAAAAATCGCCCGTGGCATGCGGCGAGCAGTCGAACAAGGTTTTCGCCCGGAACGAAATCTCAATCGTCAAGGAGAGAACGCAGGACGTAGTCGAAAAGACGTACCGATCGAAGAAATTGTACGTCTTCGAGAACTCGGATTGACGTTTTCTGATATCGCCATCACCTTGCGGGGGATGGGGCATGATATTTCAAAAGCAACGGTCAATCGTCGATATCTTGAATACCGCGAACTGACACCTAGCCCGGAATGA